The Akkermansia sp. N21116 genome includes a region encoding these proteins:
- a CDS encoding tetratricopeptide repeat protein, protein MKHHLRIARSLSTGLLVATILCCSTAFGKIWGPLSLGMDRNTLDATLRSDPAFEPPGEMTVMGSSSENDRFVTRKTFYGDLCELSFRFGSDDLLNAVSFYSKTGFEPSLYNSRFKARYKNLFMSVSDRYGLPLNCPDWPSPERMKPNRVLFLHTWHIGTKESIMTGIMRDTENKCYVVTTFVSGKIRPPQNNPKAIKAWDAVPEFFDLIKADALNAKGMAALAAKNGKAAIPLFEEAAQFGSSRALWALGQIYAGGKGIPADKEKSQQYYRQAAEKGFALAAVLIDKNFDAAMKELEVFPEDAKALLSTCQRAASEGCVAEQFNIGIMYKNGYGLTKDPKKATRWLSAAAAKGDGQAAAALKTIK, encoded by the coding sequence ATGAAACATCACCTTCGCATCGCCCGGAGCCTCTCAACCGGCCTTCTCGTCGCCACAATCCTTTGCTGTTCCACTGCTTTCGGAAAAATATGGGGACCGCTCTCACTAGGTATGGATCGCAACACCCTTGATGCTACTCTCCGCTCGGATCCCGCCTTCGAACCACCCGGAGAAATGACCGTCATGGGCTCTTCCTCGGAAAACGATCGATTCGTCACAAGAAAAACGTTCTACGGAGACCTGTGCGAACTCTCTTTCCGCTTCGGCAGCGATGATCTCCTCAATGCCGTTTCCTTCTACTCAAAAACGGGTTTCGAACCCAGCCTGTACAACAGCCGCTTCAAAGCCCGGTACAAAAACCTTTTCATGTCTGTTTCCGACCGATACGGGCTACCGCTCAACTGCCCCGACTGGCCCTCTCCGGAGCGCATGAAACCCAATCGCGTCCTCTTTCTCCACACCTGGCACATCGGTACCAAGGAATCCATCATGACCGGCATCATGCGAGATACCGAAAACAAGTGTTACGTCGTAACGACCTTCGTCTCCGGTAAAATCCGTCCCCCCCAGAATAACCCGAAAGCCATCAAAGCCTGGGACGCCGTCCCCGAATTCTTCGATCTTATCAAAGCCGATGCCCTGAACGCCAAGGGCATGGCTGCCCTCGCCGCAAAAAACGGCAAAGCAGCCATTCCGCTCTTCGAGGAAGCCGCCCAATTCGGCTCATCCCGTGCCTTATGGGCTCTCGGCCAAATCTATGCCGGAGGCAAAGGCATCCCCGCCGACAAGGAAAAATCCCAACAATACTACCGCCAGGCTGCCGAAAAAGGATTTGCTCTCGCTGCAGTCCTGATTGACAAAAATTTCGATGCTGCCATGAAGGAACTGGAAGTTTTCCCGGAAGATGCCAAAGCCCTGCTCTCCACTTGCCAACGTGCTGCCTCCGAAGGGTGCGTAGCCGAGCAATTCAACATCGGCATCATGTACAAAAACGGATACGGCCTCACCAAAGACCCCAAGAAAGCGACCCGATGGCTCTCGGCTGCTGCTGCAAAAGGGGATGGACAAGCTGCTGCAGCCCTCAAAACCATCAAATAG
- a CDS encoding DUF3820 family protein codes for MNDNIPNGEDLRKLVEEIAAMHMPFGMYGPAKYPPKGCPLMDVPIEYLTWFKAKGFPKGKLGLLMEQCWFLRANGLDDLFNPFRQVRGGRTSHHKRYGKTYRFDEGES; via the coding sequence ATGAATGACAATATTCCCAATGGCGAGGATCTGAGAAAGCTGGTGGAAGAAATTGCAGCCATGCATATGCCTTTCGGGATGTATGGTCCGGCGAAATACCCGCCGAAGGGGTGTCCGCTGATGGATGTCCCCATCGAATATCTGACGTGGTTCAAGGCCAAGGGGTTTCCCAAAGGGAAACTGGGGTTGTTGATGGAACAATGCTGGTTTCTGCGTGCCAATGGCTTGGACGATTTGTTTAATCCGTTCAGACAAGTCCGGGGCGGGCGGACCAGCCACCACAAGCGCTACGGGAAAACGTATCGTTTCGACGAAGGAGAATCATAA
- the lysA gene encoding diaminopimelate decarboxylase, with protein sequence MHAFAYRNGTLCCEGVNLETLAAQTGTPLYVYSKQTILDHFTRLKEALAPLNAEIEFAVKACSNIAILNLMAQHGAGFDIVSGGELFRIIKAGGDPKKCTYAGIGKTEQEIRYALEQKIYCFNIESEAEMRAIDEIARGMGTIAPVSIRVNPNVEAGTHKYITTGKSENKFGIDFERIEELYERASRELPNIRLKGLQMHIGSQLTQAAPFVEAVAKVAPLAARLKERHGIEFLSIGGGVGIVYQDSLESGGKEWWDESPEQLTIKTYADSIIPLLQPLGLHIIVEPGRVIVGNAGALITRCLYEKNGKAKTFKVIDVGMNDLIRPALYQGYHQIVPVTEHAGNDTIVADVVGPICESGDFMAQNREVANIHQGELLAILSAGAYGFSMASNYNSRPMPEEVLVDGDSWHTIRRRQSWDDLIAGESIPQV encoded by the coding sequence ATGCACGCATTCGCCTACCGAAACGGAACCCTGTGTTGCGAGGGAGTCAACCTCGAAACACTCGCCGCACAAACAGGGACCCCTCTCTACGTGTACAGCAAGCAGACCATTCTGGATCACTTCACACGGCTCAAAGAAGCCCTCGCACCGCTGAATGCCGAAATCGAATTTGCAGTCAAGGCCTGTTCGAACATAGCCATCCTGAATCTGATGGCCCAACATGGCGCCGGTTTCGACATCGTCTCCGGCGGAGAACTCTTCCGTATCATCAAAGCCGGAGGAGATCCCAAAAAGTGTACCTACGCAGGAATCGGTAAAACCGAACAGGAAATCCGTTACGCGCTGGAACAGAAAATCTACTGCTTCAACATCGAATCGGAAGCCGAAATGCGCGCAATTGACGAAATCGCACGCGGCATGGGCACCATCGCCCCCGTTTCCATCCGCGTCAACCCGAACGTAGAAGCCGGCACGCACAAATACATCACCACCGGCAAATCGGAAAACAAATTCGGCATCGACTTCGAACGGATTGAAGAGCTCTACGAACGCGCCTCCCGCGAGTTACCCAACATCCGCCTCAAAGGCCTGCAAATGCACATCGGCTCCCAGCTGACCCAGGCAGCCCCTTTCGTGGAAGCCGTCGCTAAAGTAGCCCCCCTTGCAGCCCGGCTGAAGGAACGCCACGGTATCGAATTCCTGTCCATCGGAGGCGGGGTTGGCATCGTCTACCAGGACTCTCTGGAATCCGGAGGAAAAGAATGGTGGGACGAATCCCCCGAGCAGCTCACGATCAAGACATATGCGGATTCCATCATCCCCCTGCTCCAGCCTCTCGGACTGCACATCATCGTCGAACCCGGCCGCGTCATCGTCGGAAATGCAGGAGCCCTCATCACCCGATGCCTGTACGAAAAAAACGGGAAAGCCAAGACATTCAAGGTCATTGATGTCGGCATGAACGACCTCATTCGTCCCGCTCTCTATCAAGGGTATCACCAGATCGTTCCCGTTACGGAACACGCCGGAAACGACACCATTGTTGCCGACGTCGTCGGCCCCATCTGCGAATCCGGCGATTTCATGGCTCAAAACCGTGAAGTAGCCAATATCCATCAGGGAGAACTCCTGGCCATCCTGTCCGCCGGAGCCTACGGTTTTTCCATGGCTTCCAATTACAACTCACGTCCGATGCCTGAGGAAGTCCTCGTCGACGGCGATTCATGGCATACCATACGCCGCCGGCAAAGCTGGGACGACCTCATTGCCGGAGAATCCATCCCCCAGGTATAA
- a CDS encoding energy transducer TonB, which yields MNLEPYRLPRQKLKPHKPAKSALVYAALVALGVPVALGCVLALYRYHESGLLGMHGPFSVSMVDPDPVSQEENIAQKTVISRALPALPPIIRTEAPRQVLNLSPDMPDLAWTAGELAASHDVFDDADTGTLMSNPQVVKRSNLRPRVRPKTVLGGAPGNPEASTSAPQALEASLPPYPASARSAGQVGVVKVLISVDECGSVSGVSLSESSGYASLDRAALEWVKNNWSFRPAVRGGIPIASQIIAPIRFKLD from the coding sequence TTGAATTTGGAGCCATATCGCCTCCCCAGGCAGAAGCTGAAACCCCATAAACCGGCAAAATCCGCACTGGTTTACGCGGCTCTGGTCGCTTTAGGCGTACCGGTAGCTCTCGGGTGCGTGTTGGCGTTGTACCGGTACCATGAATCGGGACTTCTGGGGATGCATGGGCCGTTTTCCGTCAGTATGGTAGACCCGGATCCCGTTTCGCAGGAAGAGAACATTGCCCAAAAGACAGTGATTTCACGGGCCTTGCCGGCATTGCCTCCGATTATCAGGACGGAGGCGCCCAGACAAGTGCTGAATTTGTCGCCTGACATGCCCGATCTGGCCTGGACTGCCGGAGAGCTGGCGGCTTCCCATGATGTGTTCGACGATGCGGATACGGGAACGCTGATGAGTAATCCTCAGGTGGTGAAACGGAGCAATCTCCGTCCCCGTGTCCGTCCGAAAACGGTTTTGGGCGGAGCTCCGGGAAATCCAGAAGCTTCTACATCCGCGCCGCAGGCTCTGGAAGCCTCGTTGCCTCCCTATCCGGCTTCGGCCCGTAGTGCGGGGCAAGTGGGAGTTGTCAAGGTGTTGATTTCCGTGGATGAATGCGGTTCCGTATCGGGGGTTTCCCTTTCGGAGTCCAGCGGATATGCTTCGTTGGATCGTGCTGCTCTGGAATGGGTGAAAAACAACTGGTCGTTTCGGCCCGCAGTCCGTGGCGGTATTCCCATTGCTTCACAAATTATAGCTCCCATCAGATTTAAACTGGATTGA
- a CDS encoding putative manganese-dependent inorganic diphosphatase produces the protein MMNERNIGPLYVIGHKNPDTDSICSAIGNASFLRRHGYPDAVAARCGEVTQRTAWVLEQAQLPQPVLIRDATPTAESICHRNIISVLPGDTFLTTYKRMTENNLSSIPVIDEQGKLHGLIRYLDLLNLLLPKQLSDDSVRSVVASLDNIAKTINARCLTGETLSTEDEELFLLVGASSEPSVRSRLANYKRKGLIHKLCVICGDRPNVQLFAVENGVRALVITADAHPTADIREEAQDSGTCILSTPWDTASVGQLIRCSRRVHDVVHRDFVTFTSGLPLSQMRQLAVQSRQPLFPVLDKISNKVVGVVSKTDLVDPPRMRLALVDHNEFSQAVDGVEEAEIVEVMDHHRLGSQVSTRDPIRFLNEPVGSTSTLVARRFFHRDEEPEPNVALCLCAGILSDTINLTSPTTTSVDRLMMEWLMPISGIDPQKFTEEFFSTGSLLRSRDSSAVDIIQADRKEFVEFGFRISISQVEEVGVYGFDAVRHQLQKALEELQVKEKYRLACLLVTDISTHDSLLLAVGDPDVLDNLEFKRLDDNLFSAKGVVSRKKQLFPAISQALKGVE, from the coding sequence ATGATGAATGAACGAAACATCGGCCCTTTATACGTCATTGGCCATAAGAACCCCGATACGGACTCCATCTGTTCTGCAATTGGGAATGCTTCCTTTTTGCGACGCCATGGTTATCCCGATGCCGTTGCCGCCCGATGCGGGGAAGTGACCCAGCGTACGGCCTGGGTACTGGAGCAGGCACAACTTCCCCAGCCCGTTTTGATTCGGGATGCAACGCCGACGGCAGAATCCATTTGCCACAGAAACATTATTTCCGTCCTGCCCGGCGATACGTTCCTGACGACTTACAAGAGGATGACGGAGAACAACCTGAGTTCCATCCCCGTTATTGATGAACAGGGTAAACTGCACGGGTTGATCCGGTATCTGGATCTGTTGAATCTACTGCTCCCCAAACAGTTGAGTGATGACAGCGTGCGCTCCGTCGTTGCCAGCCTGGACAACATCGCCAAGACGATCAATGCCCGCTGCCTGACCGGCGAAACACTGAGTACGGAAGATGAGGAACTCTTCCTTCTGGTCGGTGCATCCAGTGAACCCAGCGTGCGTTCCCGACTTGCCAACTACAAGAGGAAGGGGCTGATTCACAAGTTGTGCGTGATTTGCGGCGACCGTCCGAACGTGCAGCTTTTTGCTGTGGAGAACGGAGTGAGAGCACTCGTTATTACGGCGGATGCCCACCCAACGGCCGATATTCGGGAGGAAGCCCAGGATTCCGGTACATGCATTCTCAGCACGCCGTGGGATACGGCGAGTGTCGGCCAGTTGATTCGCTGTTCGCGGCGTGTCCACGATGTCGTGCACCGTGACTTTGTAACGTTCACCTCCGGCCTTCCCCTGTCTCAAATGCGCCAGCTAGCCGTGCAGAGTCGCCAGCCTCTGTTTCCTGTGCTTGATAAGATCAGCAACAAGGTGGTCGGAGTTGTTTCCAAGACGGATTTGGTTGATCCTCCCCGCATGCGTTTGGCTTTGGTGGATCACAACGAATTCAGCCAGGCGGTAGATGGAGTAGAAGAGGCGGAAATCGTCGAAGTGATGGATCATCACCGCCTCGGTTCCCAGGTATCGACACGCGATCCCATCAGGTTCCTGAATGAGCCTGTCGGTTCGACATCGACGCTGGTGGCTCGCCGGTTTTTCCATCGGGACGAGGAGCCGGAGCCGAATGTCGCCTTGTGCCTGTGTGCGGGGATTTTGTCGGATACGATCAATCTGACGTCTCCGACGACGACGAGCGTCGATCGTCTGATGATGGAATGGCTAATGCCGATTTCCGGGATTGATCCGCAGAAATTTACGGAGGAATTCTTCTCGACCGGTTCCTTGTTGAGATCAAGGGATTCCTCGGCGGTCGACATCATCCAGGCGGACCGCAAGGAATTCGTAGAATTCGGGTTCCGCATCAGTATTTCCCAGGTAGAGGAAGTTGGAGTATACGGATTTGATGCCGTACGACATCAACTTCAAAAAGCTTTGGAGGAATTGCAGGTAAAAGAAAAGTACAGGCTTGCCTGCCTTCTGGTGACGGACATCAGTACGCACGATTCCCTTTTGCTGGCAGTAGGAGATCCCGATGTGTTGGATAATCTGGAATTCAAACGTTTAGACGACAATCTCTTTTCTGCCAAAGGCGTGGTGAGCCGCAAAAAACAACTCTTTCCGGCTATTTCCCAGGCTCTGAAAGGGGTGGAATGA
- a CDS encoding alpha/beta fold hydrolase codes for MIWFLHGNMGLPGDWGPVSKALQGMGVASRSLNLWKLLACCPKTLTEAGDLIAAEISSQDHRPVLCGYSLGGRLGLHAVCRHPELWAGAVFVSTHPGLQSDDERSIRRASDAEWAVKCLEIPWNDVMTSWHEQGVLRGNKREEQPALSSWKRSIARGFVDWSLGMQEDFRQNLRQLEIPWLWVCGEKDPKFSGLGREVAGDGLVLVPGSGHRVPAEQPILLADILCEFYKKLGDE; via the coding sequence ATGATCTGGTTTCTTCATGGCAATATGGGGCTTCCGGGCGACTGGGGACCAGTCTCCAAGGCGTTGCAAGGCATGGGGGTGGCCTCGCGTTCTTTGAATTTGTGGAAGTTGCTGGCGTGTTGTCCCAAAACTTTGACAGAGGCGGGAGATCTCATAGCCGCGGAGATTTCGTCTCAGGATCACAGACCAGTTTTATGCGGATATTCTCTGGGAGGGCGTTTGGGGTTACATGCCGTGTGTCGTCATCCGGAGTTGTGGGCGGGCGCAGTGTTTGTCAGTACCCATCCCGGGCTCCAGAGCGACGATGAGCGTTCCATCCGTCGTGCCTCCGATGCGGAATGGGCTGTCAAATGCCTGGAGATACCCTGGAATGATGTGATGACCTCCTGGCATGAGCAGGGAGTTTTGCGGGGAAATAAGAGGGAGGAACAACCGGCTCTTTCGTCATGGAAGAGGAGTATTGCCCGGGGGTTTGTAGATTGGTCATTGGGGATGCAGGAAGATTTCCGGCAAAATCTCCGGCAATTGGAAATTCCCTGGTTGTGGGTGTGCGGGGAGAAGGATCCCAAGTTTTCCGGGCTGGGGAGAGAGGTTGCCGGAGACGGGCTTGTTCTCGTGCCCGGTTCGGGGCATCGGGTGCCTGCCGAGCAACCGATTTTGCTTGCGGATATCCTGTGTGAGTTTTACAAGAAACTAGGCGATGAATGA
- a CDS encoding type B 50S ribosomal protein L31: MKADIHPKYNPVVFVDISTGRRFITRSTARSSKTEVIDGVEHFVITCGITSDSHPFFTGKNQFVDTEGRIDKFQKRFGASIRRQGGKPKLGK; encoded by the coding sequence ATGAAAGCAGATATTCATCCCAAATATAATCCGGTCGTTTTCGTTGACATCTCTACCGGCCGCCGTTTTATCACCCGTTCCACTGCCCGTTCCTCCAAAACGGAAGTGATTGATGGTGTGGAACACTTCGTGATCACCTGCGGTATTACCTCCGATTCCCACCCTTTCTTCACGGGTAAGAACCAGTTTGTCGATACCGAAGGCCGCATCGACAAGTTCCAGAAGCGTTTCGGCGCTTCGATCCGTCGCCAGGGCGGCAAGCCCAAGCTCGGCAAATAA
- a CDS encoding AI-2E family transporter, translated as MMHATTTGKDGLRVLITAASTVIIIAGLQAGQDIILPIILASFLAVISYPVTQFLRDKCRLPHWLSVLLTVVIDFGFLTGIGFLVNYLAKDLTTIVITKYNVVLQEKFAEIIDFLRRHDLDTQASKVMEVLTEMLDGKRIVDWSTMLMSKAATILTVTTLVLILMTFFLGEAPRFRSNIRKMAQANSPGVIQFTKTLAGIQKYLVIKTFISILTGICAWILCASVGVDLPLLWAIVAFALNYIPTFGSIVAAVPPIMLAALTLGTTDTFIVAGGYLGMNMLLGQVLEPMLLGKQFGIATSVVLLSVVFWGWMWGPLGMLLAVPISMLLKLGLESSDDLRWIAHIIDNPPKARKLPRLQDLPPTIKKRT; from the coding sequence ATGATGCATGCAACGACAACAGGCAAAGATGGACTGCGGGTTTTGATTACAGCCGCCAGCACAGTCATCATCATTGCCGGCCTCCAGGCAGGACAGGATATTATCCTTCCCATTATTCTGGCGTCTTTCCTGGCCGTCATCAGTTACCCCGTTACCCAGTTCCTGCGTGACAAATGCCGCCTTCCCCACTGGCTGTCCGTCCTCCTGACCGTCGTCATCGATTTTGGATTCCTCACCGGCATCGGATTCCTCGTCAATTATCTGGCCAAGGATCTCACCACCATCGTCATCACCAAGTACAATGTCGTCCTCCAGGAAAAGTTCGCGGAGATCATCGATTTCCTGCGCCGTCATGATCTGGACACCCAGGCATCCAAAGTGATGGAAGTCCTCACGGAAATGCTGGACGGCAAGCGCATCGTGGACTGGAGTACCATGCTGATGAGCAAAGCCGCCACTATTCTCACCGTCACCACGCTTGTCCTGATCCTGATGACCTTTTTCCTGGGAGAAGCTCCGCGTTTCCGTTCCAACATCCGCAAAATGGCCCAGGCAAACAGCCCGGGTGTCATCCAATTCACCAAAACCCTCGCCGGTATCCAGAAATACCTGGTTATTAAGACGTTCATCAGCATTCTGACAGGTATCTGCGCATGGATTCTCTGTGCCTCGGTCGGGGTAGATCTTCCCTTGCTCTGGGCAATTGTCGCCTTTGCTCTCAATTACATCCCGACATTCGGATCCATTGTCGCAGCCGTACCTCCCATCATGCTGGCAGCCCTGACGCTCGGCACCACCGATACGTTCATCGTCGCCGGAGGCTATCTTGGCATGAACATGCTACTGGGCCAGGTTCTTGAACCGATGCTCCTCGGCAAACAATTCGGCATAGCCACAAGCGTTGTCCTGCTTTCCGTCGTCTTCTGGGGTTGGATGTGGGGACCTCTCGGCATGCTTCTGGCCGTTCCCATCTCCATGCTCCTCAAGCTGGGGCTGGAAAGTTCCGACGACCTCCGATGGATCGCCCATATCATCGACAATCCTCCTAAAGCCCGCAAGCTGCCCCGCCTGCAGGATCTGCCGCCAACCATCAAAAAAAGAACCTAA
- a CDS encoding low molecular weight protein-tyrosine-phosphatase has product MNVLFVCMGNICRSPAAEIIFRNMVDKNQMNEQIHTDSAGTIGYHEGSPPDSRMLKTLANHGYSIFPHRARKINPEDLEQFDLILTMDGDNFTDVRAMDKLKRFRDKIIPMCKFVSNKFRDTEVPDPYYGGQSGFDHVVELLEDACSNLLKSVKGTIAKHNTAISE; this is encoded by the coding sequence ATCAATGTACTCTTCGTTTGCATGGGAAATATCTGCCGTTCCCCCGCAGCGGAAATCATTTTCCGCAACATGGTGGATAAAAACCAGATGAACGAACAGATTCATACCGATTCCGCAGGAACTATCGGTTACCACGAAGGCTCCCCTCCCGACTCACGCATGCTCAAAACCCTCGCGAACCACGGTTACAGCATTTTTCCCCACCGCGCACGCAAGATCAATCCTGAAGATCTGGAACAATTCGACCTCATCCTAACCATGGACGGAGACAATTTTACCGATGTCCGGGCCATGGACAAATTGAAGCGCTTCCGGGATAAAATCATTCCCATGTGTAAATTTGTCAGTAATAAGTTCCGCGACACCGAAGTCCCCGACCCCTATTACGGCGGACAGTCAGGTTTCGATCATGTTGTTGAACTCTTGGAAGATGCTTGTTCCAATCTCCTTAAATCGGTCAAGGGTACCATCGCCAAACACAACACGGCCATCTCGGAATAA
- the fbaA gene encoding class II fructose-bisphosphate aldolase, giving the protein MPIATPAQYSKILETAKKEGYALPAVNVTTIEVINGALRAFSEAKSDGIIQVSIGGGKFASGSAVGNSALGAIVLAEATYRLAEKYDVFVGLHTDHCQPEHVDTFLRPLIAESRRRVSAGLPPLFTSHMLDASTLPMAENLELSKSLLKECAELGIILEIEIGVVGGEEDGVDNSGHPADKLYTSPEDMLQTYEALAPIGKFMLAATFGNVHGVYKPGHVKLKPSILRDGQDVVAAKHGEDARMLLVFHGGSGSELKDIREAISYGVVKMNIDTDTQYAFSKPIVFHMCEKIEGMLKIDGEVGNKKDYDPRSYLKKGEMGICDRLKSACEDLLSTGKTLCGKI; this is encoded by the coding sequence ATGCCAATCGCCACTCCTGCGCAATACAGCAAGATCCTCGAAACGGCCAAAAAGGAAGGCTATGCCCTCCCCGCCGTTAACGTTACGACCATCGAAGTCATCAATGGCGCCCTCCGCGCCTTCTCCGAAGCCAAGTCCGACGGTATCATCCAGGTTTCCATCGGCGGCGGCAAGTTCGCTTCCGGTTCCGCCGTCGGCAACTCCGCCCTCGGTGCCATCGTCCTGGCGGAAGCCACCTACCGCCTCGCCGAAAAGTACGACGTTTTCGTCGGTCTTCACACCGACCACTGCCAGCCCGAACACGTCGACACCTTCCTGCGTCCCCTCATTGCAGAATCCCGCCGCCGCGTTTCCGCCGGTCTTCCTCCGCTTTTCACGTCCCACATGCTGGATGCCTCCACCCTGCCCATGGCAGAGAACCTGGAGCTTTCCAAGAGCCTTCTCAAGGAATGCGCCGAACTCGGCATTATTCTTGAAATCGAAATCGGCGTCGTCGGCGGCGAAGAAGACGGAGTGGACAATTCCGGCCACCCTGCCGACAAGCTGTACACCTCTCCCGAAGACATGCTGCAAACCTATGAAGCCCTTGCCCCCATCGGCAAGTTCATGCTCGCCGCCACCTTCGGCAATGTTCACGGCGTGTACAAGCCCGGTCACGTCAAATTGAAGCCCAGCATCCTTCGCGACGGACAAGACGTCGTTGCCGCCAAACACGGCGAGGACGCACGCATGCTGCTCGTTTTCCACGGCGGTTCCGGTTCCGAGCTTAAGGACATCCGCGAAGCCATTTCCTACGGCGTGGTCAAGATGAACATCGACACCGACACCCAATACGCCTTCTCCAAGCCTATCGTCTTCCACATGTGCGAAAAGATCGAAGGCATGCTCAAGATCGATGGCGAAGTCGGCAACAAGAAAGATTACGATCCCCGTTCCTACCTCAAGAAGGGAGAAATGGGCATTTGCGATCGCCTCAAGAGTGCTTGCGAAGACCTGCTCTCCACAGGTAAAACCCTCTGCGGCAAGATCTAA
- a CDS encoding class I SAM-dependent methyltransferase has translation MPRTYQDILASRIAGLPENTDSFRVIDGEADGYPKLFIDRFGDRTLISTRDRDIPHQLLQQIVSEAGPVYHKRLDQDDKQPPVPIAHAGDSTPLQFHIVEQGVRFLIDMGAGYSQGIFLDQRDNRRRVRQACRPGMRILNTFAYTGAFSVYAALGGAITTTLDLAQPCLDWARQNFLLNALEPDEHYFCKGDALHWLDRFAKQQRTFHGIILDPPTFSRDKNGKVFRVERHYGDLVSKAIACLEPGGWLLCSTNCRKLSHRDFRIMVASAAPGADLRHDPMPFDFPGEDYLKCLFVQF, from the coding sequence GTGCCACGCACCTACCAAGACATACTTGCCAGCCGCATCGCCGGACTTCCGGAGAATACCGATTCTTTTCGCGTCATAGACGGAGAAGCAGACGGTTACCCGAAGCTGTTCATTGATCGGTTCGGGGACAGGACTCTCATCTCCACTCGTGACCGCGACATTCCGCACCAGCTTCTCCAGCAGATTGTTTCCGAAGCAGGGCCGGTTTATCACAAACGCCTAGACCAGGACGATAAACAACCGCCCGTTCCCATCGCCCACGCCGGAGATTCCACTCCTCTCCAATTCCATATCGTCGAACAAGGCGTCCGATTCCTCATCGACATGGGAGCCGGCTATTCCCAGGGTATCTTCCTCGATCAACGAGACAACCGACGACGTGTCCGCCAGGCATGCCGTCCCGGTATGCGCATCCTCAACACATTCGCCTACACGGGAGCATTTTCCGTGTATGCCGCCCTTGGCGGAGCCATCACGACGACGCTGGATCTCGCCCAACCCTGTCTCGACTGGGCCCGGCAAAACTTTCTCCTTAATGCTCTAGAACCCGACGAACATTATTTCTGCAAGGGAGACGCGCTCCACTGGCTTGACCGTTTCGCCAAACAGCAGCGTACTTTCCACGGCATCATCCTGGACCCTCCTACTTTTTCCCGCGACAAAAACGGAAAAGTCTTCCGTGTCGAGCGCCACTACGGAGACCTCGTTTCCAAAGCCATAGCCTGTCTGGAACCCGGCGGATGGCTCCTCTGTTCCACCAATTGCCGCAAACTCAGCCACCGGGACTTCCGGATTATGGTAGCCTCCGCCGCTCCCGGTGCCGACTTGAGGCATGACCCCATGCCCTTCGATTTTCCCGGAGAAGACTACCTCAAATGCCTCTTCGTCCAATTCTAA